Genomic segment of Odontesthes bonariensis isolate fOdoBon6 chromosome 10, fOdoBon6.hap1, whole genome shotgun sequence:
GTGATGGGTACTCAGGGATTTTCTCCTATCAGCAGCACGGCACATTAAAGAGTGGTCATTTGAAAGCCACCCTACACAAAATGCCTCTATTGAAAAAGGAATTATTCCGTCCTACAGGGGGCATGTGTTGTTTCTGTCTGCGTTTATTTCTCACCAATGGCAATGTCTGTTCTGCCGATGTGCTGCAAGGCGCGAGAAAGCCTGTCGTAGTAGGTCTTCTTGCCATACTTCAGCAGCCAGTCTGTCAGGGCTGTTCGGCACTGAGTCTCACCATCTAGCAAATACAAAACATATGGCCCTAAGAAAGACAGGTTTCTGACAGCTAGCTTCCTGCCACAAACTCTCAGAACTGAGCTGGACATGTGGGAAACAGACAGGTGTCAGAGggcttttacttcttcttcttttgtaacTTCCTTACAGCTTATTGTGGGCTTGCTTATATTCTGATAATTTTTTCTCATACTGACAACTAATTTTTCCATTGTCTAGCCTGCAACGTCTACTCCAATACATTCATCTTAAATTGTAGGGCAAGAGACTACTTACTTTCGAGGTGATGATTTTACTAAATGGATAATATTtcaagtttttaaaaagaaaagaaaaagaaaaagaattacTTTATTGAGACCAAAGGGTATTTATCTAAACACACAACCCAATTGCTGAAGATTGAACAGGCAGTATGTTGTCAGGTCACATTTCAGATATCTTGGTCACTAAAAGCTGCACTAAGTAGTGATTCTCTCTAAACTTTTCAGATGAAAACAGATTtataaatccgaattttgtttttttcctgccaAATGCAGGACAGAGAAGAGTGAGGCGTAGCCAGCAGATGGTCTTCGAAGATTTAATAATTAACAGAAAAAACTACAAGGAAAAAAACTGAGAATATATGGGGGGAATAACTCTGGGATGTGAAAACAAACAGCATGAAATGATCTGATAAGGAACAAGTGAAAAACAGGGGTAAATATGCAGAGAGAGTAaattacaaacaaaaacagcaggTGAGACAATAGCCTACTGGAAACCAGGTGGGAACAGGAAGAAAAACAACTGAGTACATAAGGGGGCAAAActctacaaaacaaaacaggacgTAAACTAAGGAGCAAGAAGTAATCCGAAGACCAAAAGGATTGTCGGAACATTGGAAAACCTAGAACATATGAAAATTCAAAAACCCTATGATCATGACATTTCCATTAATCATCTCATGCCCCTTATGATTTATCTGATGTCCCCGTAGTTAAAGCTGCAcattaaaggtcccatggcatgctGTTCCATGTTTTTTGGCTTATCTGTAGTGTTTGAATGATGTATTACCATCTTAAACATCACCCAAGGCTCAAAAAGAAAGGTATACCCATGCTTTAGTGTTTTTATGAAGAAAGAACTAATTTAGTAAATTAGGTAGCCTTGAACTCTCATTTGCAAGACTTTTTTACTTTAACCTTTTCACTTACGCGTGATAATGAGTGAAAGGCAGGATTAGTGGAATTCTCTAGGCAGTGCTTGCCCATGGGAGCTAGAGTTTGCTGTATCCTTGCTTTTGCTAAAAAGACGTTATCAAGAACATGTGTTTTTGGTGGTGAGGGctcgtttttttttagcttccccaaagacccagcaATCTTGGATCAGTGGATGTGGTTTGTTTTTCCTGGCCAGCAGCACAGTCGGGAATAGTTTTGTTTGCCACACTTAACGGACAACAGTCTTTATGAACGAAACCCATTGCAATGTTGGCTTTGTGGagagactgaagctgaaagtcgAAGGCTGTTTTAGCAGTAAAAAGGCACAAGTCCGGACTGAGTGAAACTTTTTCAAATATCTGTGTGTTGTGTTGATATTAAACGTACAAATGATTTTACGATATCATGATTACACGTCCATGAGACAACATAATCCTCTTTCCCTGCCCCCTCTGCAAACCTCCAGTaattcagccaatcagaaaactccagaaagtATCCTTCTGAAGAAGAAGTTTCTCCCAATGAAAGCTCTCCCTTCttctgaaccaataagaaactATTTGGAGTTATGAAGTATGCTAAACTAATCTGGACATACCCAAGATTAAGAACTAGGTCCACCTCCAACAGCTACAACAGTAACGTGCTACGTACACTTTAACAGTATAAGAAAGAAGGACTAGATGAAATGAGTCAGACCAAACCTGCAGCAGAAGACGTGTCTCTCTTGCTTCGAAGATTGAGATTGAGCTGATTTTTCTCTGGTGAGAGACGATCCAGGTGCTGGAAAATGTTCTCCTCAGGGTGAGACAGGACAAACAGAAGGTCCTCACACTCCTTGGAAGTTAGCAACTCCACTAACCGCTGCAGCTGATGCTCACCAATGTCTTCTGCCACTAAACAGACACCATACAGGCCAAAATAAATCTGTCAGGAAAAGTACCACTTTAGCCAAAAGGCAACAGGACGATAGCTTGCACAATCAGCTGTGAAGGCATGACCATCCTGTAACATGCAAACATAATCCCACCTAACCAAGCATGGTGCTGACACAACAAAGCATTTTTTGCACAATGATTGTAATTTCAATTAGCAAGTGCTGCTTGTGTGGTGTCAAACTGTCACATTACCTCCCTCAGCTGCAGAAAGCACTGAATTATTCACATCTCAcaacagagagaaaagaggaTCTAAACATTCTGAATCACTGCTGGTTTGCACCTGCTAAAAGAACATTGCTCTCACCTGTGTCCTCTCCGAGTGTCGAACTCTGTGGCAGACAGATGAAAATGAGACAGATTGTCCACATCTTCATGTCAGCTGTTAAGATTTGGTATGTGCTGTTCACATTCAAGTCAGTTTATTTTCAAACCTTACAACTGATCTAGAATGTgtaatacatgtttttttacaAAAGTTTTGTAATATCTAATCCCCATGGATACTCACACTGTTGTGAAGGAATTACTCTGTTTGTGTAACAAGATAATATATGACAATGGATATGTATAAATAAGTTAAAATTTACTGGAAGGCTGAAACAATATCTTATTTACTATTCCGTTTACAAACCCCACCTTCCTTAGTGTATTGACAATACAAGTAACACTGTAATTAATTTGTGACATGTGAGGATGTCAGGATTTGatataaaaggagcatccactAAATGCTTACTCTTTCCAAGCACTGATGGATCTAGTCCAGTAAATTAtcaataagtaaaaaaaaaaacatctttcaaCATCTAGCAAAATTTTGTAAAAAGTTTCAGGGACACTAGGGAAATCTCAGTGCATAAAGGCCAAGGATGGAAACAACTGTTGGATGTGAGTGACCTTTGAGCCCTCCGGCAGCACTGCATGAGAAATCAATCAAGCAACATGAGCTCAGCCCGATTATAATCGCTCAACACAGTCCGCTGCTGAATCCAGATATGTAACCTGAAACCGTATTACAGAAAGAGGGGGTCATATATCAACCAGCAGAAATGCTGCTTAGTTCTATGGACACAAAGTTTTTGTGAGAAAGACTATCCAGGCTTATAAcagctatctatctatctatctatctatctatctatctatctatctatctatctatctatctatctatctatctatctatctatctatctatctatctatcaaagAAAAATCTTTTCAATAGTTTTTCCAAATTAAAGCTCATGAAAAAAGATTAATTAAACAGTTTCATAAATCATCTAAATTTGTATTGATTAACTGTCAGGTCCTACCGTTCACTGTTTAATTCATCATTACAGCAGCAATTTTAAGCAGTGGTGGCTTTTTCTGGGAATTGAATTACTAACTTTTGGTAATGTGGtgattttatgtgtgtgtgtttacatataTGTGGACATTTTATCAGGGCTCAAAGTGGTTAGGTTTTGATTGTCTTTAGACTCTCCCACTGCTCTTTGCAATGCATATAAAAGCCGAACAATGCTGTGAAATAATGAAATATTTCatatacatgaaaaaaatattatcaTAGACCACAGGGCGTAATGCAATttcaagaaataaaagaaaaaagagtgaGTTTAAATTCATAGTGTAGCCACATATATAATCATGGGCAAAGAATATCTTCTTTGCTCTCTTATATTATTATGATTTCACATTTAGCAGACTGTcagataccaaacaaataccaaaccAAAGAGGCATGTTTGCAACTAGGTGTAATGCTCTGTTGTATTCAAAACTCTATTGATCCTATTGAAAAGATCTATCAAATACGATCTACTAAAGTTATAGTTATGTATTTCACAGAAATTACAGCCGAGCCTACATATTGAATCTATATCACACCACTGGCGTagccagaaaaaaagacaatgggTGTGAACCAGCAAATACTGGGTgtgccaaatttattttcaacagtGTTACATATCCACAAACATTCAAAAGAATGGATCTCTCGAATACAACATTATTAACACAAAACATTAGTTCACAGCAGGTATGAACATTCACACGTGACGTgctcttaaataaatcaataacaaaGTAATGCAAAAAGCACACTTTGTGTCCTCAAAAAAAACAACGCAAaaatacaacacacacacagacattgcGTGCCCAATGAGATGAACATAATGAAATATAACATACTCATGCGCGTACTCATGCGCTCTCACAGAGCCATAACGTATCCACATTACGCATGATCAACAAAGCTATTTATTCATCTGAACACAACTATTGGGCTTAGAAGCAGAGTAAAGGACACAATGACATTGCTGCTTACCTGTGCGCACTGCGCAGCTCTCAATTTAAAGGGCAAGGCAAGGCTTGGCGATTGAGCGCATTTATAATTTAATCAGAAATAACGCTACACCAGGTTGGCAGGTGCAGGTGTCGCAACACATCACCTTACGGCAATTTTTTTGGTGTGCCAGCTGCCTCTTTGAGTGGCACCGGCACACCCTGGCACACCCGTGGCTACGCCATTGTATCACACATATTAAAATATTTGGAAATGGTGGGAACAATGAGGGACAAAATCGCTCTTCTTATGCAATACTGGAGAGAATGGTGCAGGGAGTGGTGGAGACGCATTTATGTAGCAGGAAGAAACATGTTAAATGGCATTTTTGTGAGGGCTGTAGTGAGGGCATGTTTTAAATTGTTAATAAGCTTCATCTGCCAAGCAATAAAGGTTGTTTGTGTAGGCCGAGTATAAAAATCTCCATGTTtgttcatgaaaaaaaagaatgctcTCGGGCTCTCTGAGAAGCTCTGGTGGTGGTATAATGCCTCTATAATGATTGGAGATGTTGCACTTTTAGAAAAATTGAAACGTGGGGAACAAGGTCAGGAATTTTATTCATGTTACACTGCATTTCTGTTGATAGAAATACAAGCCCTACACATGGCACACAAAAAAGACACCAGAGTACCAGAGAGTACAATACTGCATAGTAGTAATAGTAGCATTTTTGTGAAAAACCTTCTGTGAAAAGGCTTCTTACACATAAAACATAGAATTGGACCAAACTGAGTTGCTTATTTGACCTATGCCTTGACAGCCTTCTGGTATTTTGGTCAGCTTGTGAAGTCATATCCCCATGTCTTTTACACTTCACACCACTGAAATCTGATTAAATACAGACACAGACTCCGGTGGAATGAAGGATAGAACACATGGAATATTCCTGCAGGGTCTGAAATTAAAGACAAAAATGTAAACTGGTAAAAATTCTTTCATATTCAGATTTTCATTCAGATTCACCACAACTTCCCCCATAGTGATAAAGGACAAAGTTTTATTACAGATACAGACGGTGCAAAATTACATCAATAAACCTTAAGCTTTGTTTTCAATGATAAACTTCGGGATAGAAACCAAATCGGTAACTTGGTGCAGAGAATGCAACCGGGACACTGATTTATGAGGAAGCCCCCAAGGTTGAGAAAGTGGCAATGAGTGCAGAAGGAATTGGACGTCAGCCTCTCCCTTTTCTTGAGCTGATGTTTGAGCCTCAGCGAGACCAGGCCTGCCCTGCTTTGTGGCTCCAAGGTTTCAGGCTGCAGTTGAAATCCTGGTCTCTGGCACGGTATCACATACGTAAGCTGAATGACTGTTTAGTCAGCAGTGATGCAACCTCACCACAGCCTGCCTCGAGCCCACCCAGCCAGCCTTGGTACCTGTCTGCCACAGAGACCCGCTCTTGGGGAAACACCTGGATCACTCCTCACTGTTGAAGCTTTCTCACCTGAGGCTTGCACACACTTTCTTTACAGCTGCTAGCCTCTTATGCCAAAAAAAACACCCCAAAACTCAAACTTTAAAAGCAGTTATTCATTCAGTTGATCTTAATATTAATAAATTCACAAGTCCTTCAGATATTGTAACTATAGGAAAATTGCCTGTGGATAAATGAATACCTTACCTTACTGAAACCCATTACTCACCTCATGCTCCTTTATTTCTTCAGTGACTGTGacggcaaaaacaaaaaagctcgAACCAGTTTTGAAGTGAGCTAAAGGTGCAACTGACAAGTTGCTATGCGGCTTCTCTCTAACTTTTTTCTCTACCTGGCTCAGGTATTGGTGTTTTAGAGGACTGCTTCAACCAATGATATACAAGATCCTGAGAAGCACCACCCATTCTTCAGTGCTAAAAACCTGCCACACCTTACTTTGTGGCTTGGCTGTGTTATAAAGAATGACAAAACATCACAATAAATTTATCaaaataaatatgaaaacaGAAAGTAAAAGCAATATTCCCTAAACTTACGAGGCCAACAATTTAATGATAAATCTCTTATTAACCATAACAGACTAACATTCACTTCAAAGGCATTGAAGGCGGACTCCAGGGGAAAAACCTACAAATCCAATAAAGGAGTTTcatgtaatattcatctaataAGGGCCTTGTGTTCATTATTTGATGAGTCCCGGCTCTAATTTGCTCATTTTCGTCTCATCCTCTAGAGTAAATCACATTTTTCATTAGACCAGAGCCTTTCACAAGCCCTTTAAATCCGTTcttagaaaatatttaaaaaacaatttacagCTGTAACAAGAACAAAAATACCACGAGTGCAGTCAGTGAAATACCTGCATCTAAGCGCTCTCTCTGGATTACAATTCACATCACTACAAACTACGTGATgataaaatgtgaaaacaattcaaCCCAATAGTCCAATGAACTGTCATGTGTTTTACAGTCAGTGTGCTTGTGCTTTCTGAGAAAACGTCTCTTAAAGACATCCAAACGTAATTCTTGGCCAGAAGTTTTAGGTTTCAAGTAAATGTCCAACTTTCAGCCTCTAATGAAAAATGGACTTGCACACGACATCCCTCACTGTGAAAGAAGTGACTTTTTGAAAAGCATTCCTCACCCTCACAATGGCAGGGTTGGAGGTGGTGGTGGGTCGGGGGGGATGGGTGGGGAATAACAACGGCAACACATTCTTGAGGTGGAGAGCTGCACCGGGCCTCACCTGACAAGGTATTCCTCTCCAGGGCACATTCATTTAGCCCCAATTTTGTTTCCGTGTGATTTTATTGACAATGACACCAATATCTTTGAGTTATGAGCTGTTGTTGAGCTCAAGAGACAGGCTGGGCTTTACCTCTGTGTTCTGTGTGGGCTATATAGCTCTGGACAGTGTGACTTGTTCAGGATAATCTTTTGGACCTCTTAAAGGTGACAGGTGAAAAACGAGCCTCTTAAAAGCACACTCCTTGAAGGCAACTTTGCGTCTGGCTTACCAACCAAACTGAGAAAGAGTTTGTAAGATTGTTTTGAATATGTAACAAAACCTATTTCTGCCCTTCTTACAGCTAGACTTTACCATCCTGGCAGCATGTGTCAGTCTGCATCAAATACAGATGTCTCACTGAAGTCTCTGACATACATGGATGTTGTTTTCAGCTCCCTCCCTCAGATAAGATCAAAAGTCCAGGTGTAAAACAGCAGCCCCAATCCACAAAATAGCTCTTTGCTTActacacttttttatttatttattggtgTCACTAAAGCAATAttgcaaaacaaatgtaaacacCAAACACAGTGACTTCAAGCAATCTCCAAAGCGCGCTTGCCTGTTTAACAAGCTCTGCTGAGTGGATTTCCATGTTGCTGAGTTATGACTGTGCTCTTGATCAGATCTGCTCTTACATAATGTTACATTTGCACACCTTTTTGCTTAgtatctcctttttttttttactgtttaaaaCACAGAATATCCAAAGGAGTTAAATGCTTAGAAATCACACAACTTCAAAATGCACCTCCCTTGGCATTAAATTTGGTATGTGTTTTGTTCGAGTGGGTGACATAACTTCAAGCTGACTGGTTGATCAACAGTGCATTCTGTGCAGCGGTCTCTCAAAGTCTGATAGATAAATACAGTCATTCAAATATAGTGGGGTGTGAGAACTGACCCTTGGAGATTTGTTGAATGAAGAGGTGCTGTATTTCAGCACTACATTCCCAGAAGGCTGCACAGTGATGGCTCCGTTGCAACATGTCACTGCAAAGAATGTGCGCTTCAACACAGTAATCAGACTAGTCTCTGCAATGCAACCTGGAGAAAATGTCTTCACCGTGATCCACAGAAGGCTGCAAGTCTGTATTTTGAAGAGATTCAGAGTAACAATGATTTAATGGCGTAATAATAAGAGATGTGCCAATTTAGATTTTCCAAGATTTGTGGTAAAAACGAAACAACTTATCGAAAACAACACTTTAAAGTTAATTCAAAGTCATTTTGGTAGACAATAACCCTGTTTGCTTAGACTGCAATACACTTCATAGATACCCTTTTTGCATAAATAAAGTGGATGATTCAAATCCAAATTTGAAAAGGATAAAAACTGTTGTATAATATGAGAGTGAATTATTACTAAATTAATTTGGATCATTCTCTATGTACAGTAGAATGCATTACATTCAGATATGTGTTTAGCAATTCCATACATGAATGTAACATACACAGAGGGCTCTGTTTAACGTACACAGAAGGCTCCAATGTTTATTCATGTAATATGAACCAAGCTGCTTTATGAATTAATTTCAAATAGTTGGTACGCTCAAGCAGCAAATCAAGATACACCTAAAACATAAATGTGCATAATATTTGACTAATGAAGTAAAAGAGCTTTTTGTTCTTCAATTATATCATTTTTTTGAGAGGCTTCTGACATGTATAGCTATATGAATTTTTTTGTGAGGGATTTCAGGGTGTTGGCCGTGTCTGCAGCCTGAGGCCGCCCAGGGGTGGTTTCTCCATCTTCTCACTCCCCTCTGTCTTTATTCCTGACGCTGATTCTGCTCTGATTCGCCCGGCCAGGAATGCACCTAGCTTCGAATGCACTTTTGTaatcaaacaaattaacaatgagGAGTGCCATCCTATTGCAGGATAAATTTTTCATTCCTCATTTAGATGCAGATTCCAGACGTCACACCCAGAACACAAATGGGTTGTCTAAATGGGATGAATCTACTGCGGCCTATGTGATGTGTGTGAGCTCAAGACAAATATGGTGAAATCTGATCAGGTATCATGGAGAATCACTCTCACTGTTTAACTAGTACATTTAATAAAGCATGATTTATTATTAAATTGCAAAATTTCAACTTCTGGAAGCAGCCAACTGGCAATTCAAAgtatttttggaaaaaaatgtacaaaaaagtgcTTGTACATTCATTTTTCATGCAGAACTTCCTATGTTGTAATTTTTACACCACTGAATTTGTTTGATCTCTTGTAGTTTTAAagtctgaaagaaagaaatatgaaTTCTAAGTTTATTGCATCATAGAAAAATGTGTTATCCACTACCCATCCCAAATGAATGATTAGAATAATCAGCAAGTATGTATATTAAGGTTTCAGAATGAAGAGAGAGAGTGTTCTTTCAATCCAGGCtcacaacaaaatgtgaaataattGAATCTATTGATTCGTGTTCACAGACACAATTTTGCTGTGTTATTTGTGCCACAGCACTTGAAAATAACGGTTGAGTTCCAATTCTGGAAGAAATGGTGGTTAGCAAAAGGTGTTATTGGGTGCACTCATTGTCTCTTTGCAAAGGTTATTAGACCATATGATGGTCAAAGATTTCCAAAAGGTGTAAAGTTAAAGACATTtactagcctgataaaccagcctaaatggattggatgtctaatttagtctggcaccgatcaatggatacaacagaacattgttgatgagcacaacccgttgtctttcaaaccgcgtctgtgcctataggccaacgctctgaccaatcagcgcaactgactgtgacgtagtaagcgcgacagaaagctttggtgggaggggactcttccaaaactgatgccaagcacagattctataataggacagatacgccactcacggtgcatttccggtttccaacgaggcgattttggttgcagttccaccctctttccacgtggggcgcccaattttggagaccagaatgaatggagtcctatggagctatacgccctttcgtgcccttatctcaagatataattttttctctagtaattcgaatgttgttttcgaaagagggtgtttagaaaatacccatggctgagttttagatttttagagccactcatttgcttaaaaaaaggatttgaagtgtatatgacgtcatacatagctggtcgaccagctgtcattagcacaatgctagcgcgttgtggacaacaagaagccaaccagtaagaaatcaaagggatatatgtactcgttcagttgattttttacttgaaacccatgttgagctctcagaaactacattcaaatctgagcgctcttgaggagacttaggtgaaactgaccatttgtagcatctagctccattgggccccattcattctggtctccaccgacgctcccagtggaattctggtggaactgcagccaaaaagccggtacaatggggcttaatagagagtggcaaggctgttcgttataatggctgtgtgccaa
This window contains:
- the tmdd1 gene encoding transmembrane and death domain protein 1, translating into MKMWTICLIFICLPQSSTLGEDTVAEDIGEHQLQRLVELLTSKECEDLLFVLSHPEENIFQHLDRLSPEKNQLNLNLRSKRDTSSAADGETQCRTALTDWLLKYGKKTYYDRLSRALQHIGRTDIAIEVGKNINQDKALNLKRYVEGYHKFVNSLHIPSVRADTKTHQHEQQRVRTKKVRDLKWRDMDLILERAPVPPYQRGPLNVVLPLFYGILLGFGGTLLAWVSLFLIIYYISQRRPTKQ